One segment of Pirellulaceae bacterium DNA contains the following:
- a CDS encoding sulfatase: protein MKKVHSWFLLVVLFSVALPCFAQKSSQRLPNVVVIFIDDMGYADIGPFGAEGYSTPHLAAMAAAGMRFTDFEVSSAVCSASRAALLTGCYHQRVGISGALGPKSDRGINSEEITLAELCKQQGYATACFGKWHLGHHPKFLPTNHGFDEYYGLPYSNDMWPFHPFYLNLPPESPRRKQGFPPLPLIENTTVIDSNVTGEDQTQLTTAYTERAVSFINRNHDKPFFLYLPHSMVHVPLYVSDKFKGKSERGLFGDVVMEVDWSVGQIIAALKKHQIDDNTIVIFTSDNGPWLSYGDHAGSSGPLREGKGTMFEGGSRVPTIVQWPNRIPAGTTCDELASTIDILPTVANLIGADLPAHPIDGKDISDLLFAKENTQSPHESFLMYYAGGQLQAVRDRRWKLHFPHRFRTMAGRPGGKEGIPAPYSQTEIGLTLFDLKTDIAEKLDVSEQHPEIVQRLQGMADAARTELGDSLTKQVGEHIRPAGKLTKDDDRLTW, encoded by the coding sequence ATGAAAAAAGTCCATTCATGGTTCTTATTGGTTGTTCTGTTCTCGGTTGCCCTCCCCTGCTTCGCGCAAAAAAGCTCGCAGCGTCTACCGAATGTTGTCGTCATTTTCATTGACGATATGGGTTATGCTGACATTGGACCGTTTGGTGCAGAAGGCTACTCAACGCCTCACCTCGCAGCGATGGCTGCAGCGGGCATGCGATTCACCGATTTTGAAGTCTCATCCGCCGTTTGTTCTGCCTCTCGCGCTGCCCTGCTGACCGGCTGTTACCATCAGCGAGTGGGAATTTCAGGTGCACTTGGTCCGAAATCCGATCGTGGTATCAACAGCGAAGAAATAACCCTGGCAGAACTTTGCAAACAGCAGGGCTACGCAACGGCCTGCTTTGGGAAATGGCACCTTGGCCATCACCCAAAATTCTTACCAACCAATCATGGATTTGATGAATACTACGGGCTACCGTATTCCAATGACATGTGGCCATTTCATCCCTTTTATCTGAATTTACCACCGGAATCTCCTCGTCGAAAACAAGGGTTTCCGCCACTGCCACTGATTGAAAATACGACCGTGATCGACTCCAACGTAACGGGCGAAGATCAAACCCAATTAACAACGGCATACACTGAGCGTGCTGTCTCGTTTATCAACCGTAACCATGACAAACCATTCTTTCTTTACCTGCCACACTCGATGGTGCACGTCCCACTCTATGTTTCCGACAAATTCAAGGGCAAGAGTGAACGTGGTTTGTTTGGCGATGTGGTGATGGAAGTCGATTGGTCGGTTGGTCAGATTATCGCGGCGTTAAAAAAACATCAGATCGACGACAACACGATCGTGATTTTCACTTCTGACAATGGACCGTGGTTAAGCTATGGCGATCATGCAGGGTCGTCCGGTCCGCTTCGTGAAGGAAAAGGAACCATGTTCGAGGGAGGTTCCCGTGTTCCGACAATCGTGCAATGGCCAAACCGTATTCCAGCCGGAACGACCTGCGACGAATTGGCATCGACAATTGATATCCTTCCCACCGTCGCGAACTTAATTGGCGCAGACTTACCCGCTCATCCGATCGATGGCAAAGACATCTCGGATCTTTTGTTCGCCAAAGAAAATACCCAATCGCCTCATGAATCGTTTTTGATGTATTACGCAGGCGGACAATTACAAGCGGTTCGTGACCGTCGCTGGAAGCTTCATTTCCCACACCGTTTCCGTACGATGGCCGGTCGACCTGGTGGGAAGGAAGGAATCCCAGCGCCCTATTCACAAACCGAGATTGGATTGACGCTCTTCGACTTAAAAACGGACATTGCGGAAAAGTTGGATGTATCGGAGCAGCACCCGGAAATCGTCCAGCGTTTGCAAGGCATGGCAGACGCTGCGAGAACCGAGTTAGGTGATTCTTTGACCAAGCAGGTGGGAGAACACATCCGACCGGCTGGCAAGCTCACGAAAGACGACGATCGATTAACTTGGTGA
- a CDS encoding alpha/beta fold hydrolase, whose product MDFRRLLFCAWIALLFSGFSEDCSSAEIVFRRHLINADSRFSACAAIDVNRDGRLDIFSGGFWYEAPDWQRRRTRNVPEIRGRFDDYSNLPFDVNRDGWVDIISVNYRSKSLYWVENPGSHPGEWKTHLIDTPGPSETGRLVDIDHDGILDVLPNGTKYAAWYQLDPAGLSINGKLNPNWLRHDLPFELAGHGVGFGDIDGDGRTDLVGPQGWLRAPEDPITGRWIWQPEFSTHRDASVPILVHDVDRDGDADLIWGRGHNIGLYWMEQLRVGDQRRWQLHAIDTSWSGAHAIMLADIDGDQRQDLVAGKRYLGHGGKDPGEYDPLAVYWYSFAQGSKSWTRHSISVGGTCGFDLDPKCVDMDGDGDVDILAPTRAGLHYLENLGHENLGHENLGHQTADLLALAEDRSISKGAKGESLLSLQNHQGESQTVKSELDWGLKRWQILRVLEQVMGPLPGPSRRVPLKIERISEEETTKYIRRKILFSAEAGDRVPAYLLIPKSVRDSPGNKLPAMLCLHPTSPLGKAQVCGLGGKPSRFYAHELAEQGFVCLAPDYPSFGDYQDYDFERDQYVSGTMKAIWNNIRGVDLLESLPFVDRDKIGCIGHSLGGHNSLFTAAFDQRIRAVVTSCGFNSFKHYYGGDLKGWTSARYMPLIQTRYGLDPAQVPFDFDSVLAVISPRPVFVNAPLHDANFAVEGVRLSLAGAQEVFKLHDAFDQVTVVFPNVGHEFPSEIRQQAYEWLKQKLDP is encoded by the coding sequence ATGGACTTTCGCCGACTTTTGTTCTGTGCCTGGATTGCGTTACTTTTTTCGGGATTTAGCGAGGACTGTTCCTCTGCAGAAATCGTCTTTCGGCGCCATCTGATCAATGCGGATTCTCGGTTTAGCGCTTGCGCTGCGATTGATGTGAATCGTGATGGTCGACTGGACATCTTTTCAGGTGGCTTTTGGTATGAAGCACCGGATTGGCAACGCCGTCGAACGAGAAATGTACCGGAGATTCGTGGTCGGTTTGACGACTACTCGAATCTGCCATTCGATGTGAATCGCGATGGTTGGGTTGACATTATTAGCGTCAACTACCGGAGCAAGTCCCTGTATTGGGTGGAGAATCCTGGCAGTCATCCCGGGGAATGGAAAACGCATCTGATTGACACTCCGGGACCGAGTGAGACCGGACGTCTTGTCGACATTGATCATGATGGGATTCTGGATGTATTACCGAATGGGACCAAATACGCTGCCTGGTACCAACTTGATCCCGCTGGACTTTCAATCAACGGTAAGTTGAATCCCAACTGGCTTCGCCACGACTTGCCCTTCGAACTAGCTGGACATGGAGTTGGTTTCGGCGATATCGACGGTGATGGTCGCACTGACTTAGTGGGACCTCAGGGCTGGCTGCGGGCTCCCGAGGATCCAATTACCGGTCGATGGATCTGGCAGCCTGAGTTTTCCACACACCGTGATGCAAGTGTTCCAATCCTGGTGCACGATGTGGATCGTGATGGGGATGCTGATTTGATTTGGGGACGTGGGCACAATATTGGCTTGTATTGGATGGAACAGCTTCGCGTTGGCGATCAGCGACGCTGGCAGTTACACGCAATTGATACAAGCTGGTCTGGGGCGCATGCCATCATGTTAGCCGATATTGATGGCGATCAACGCCAGGATTTAGTGGCTGGAAAACGATATCTGGGGCACGGGGGGAAAGATCCCGGAGAATATGATCCATTGGCGGTCTATTGGTACTCGTTCGCTCAAGGCTCGAAGAGTTGGACGCGACACTCAATATCTGTCGGAGGAACGTGTGGCTTTGATCTGGATCCTAAATGTGTTGATATGGATGGAGATGGTGATGTTGACATCCTCGCGCCAACGCGCGCGGGTTTGCACTATCTTGAAAATCTTGGCCACGAGAATCTTGGCCACGAGAATCTTGGCCATCAGACAGCTGATTTGTTAGCTCTTGCTGAAGATCGATCCATTTCCAAAGGTGCCAAGGGCGAATCGCTCCTGTCGCTACAAAATCATCAAGGGGAATCCCAAACCGTGAAGTCCGAATTGGATTGGGGGCTGAAACGCTGGCAGATTCTTCGCGTCTTGGAGCAGGTCATGGGGCCACTTCCCGGACCGAGCCGACGTGTCCCGCTCAAGATTGAGCGAATCTCAGAAGAGGAAACCACGAAATACATCCGCCGAAAGATCCTGTTTTCAGCCGAAGCAGGAGATCGAGTACCGGCCTATTTGTTAATCCCCAAGTCGGTTCGAGATTCTCCCGGTAACAAACTGCCTGCCATGCTCTGTCTCCATCCTACGAGTCCACTCGGGAAGGCACAGGTTTGTGGTCTTGGAGGCAAGCCGAGTCGCTTCTATGCACACGAGTTGGCTGAGCAGGGATTTGTTTGTCTCGCTCCGGATTACCCCTCGTTTGGAGACTATCAGGATTACGACTTTGAGAGGGACCAGTACGTGTCTGGGACGATGAAGGCGATTTGGAATAATATTCGAGGGGTTGATTTACTTGAATCGCTGCCGTTCGTTGATCGCGACAAGATTGGTTGCATCGGACATTCGTTAGGTGGACATAATAGTCTATTCACGGCTGCGTTTGACCAGCGGATTCGTGCTGTGGTGACCAGTTGTGGATTCAACTCATTCAAGCATTACTATGGTGGCGACTTGAAAGGTTGGACGAGTGCTCGTTACATGCCTCTAATTCAGACGAGGTACGGGTTAGATCCGGCCCAAGTTCCGTTTGATTTTGACAGTGTGCTTGCGGTTATTTCACCACGCCCCGTGTTTGTCAACGCGCCTTTACACGATGCCAATTTTGCCGTCGAAGGTGTGCGACTGTCTCTGGCCGGTGCGCAAGAAGTTTTCAAACTTCATGATGCTTTCGATCAAGTCACCGTTGTCTTTCCGAATGTCGGACACGAATTTCCATCTGAAATACGTCAACAGGCTTACGAATGGTTGAAACAAAAGTTGGATCCTTGA
- a CDS encoding alkaline phosphatase family protein — protein MSRNVNSDCLISPNHSKVLVIGWDAADWRAIRPLLEQGKMPHLQRMMEEGCHGNVSTLNPILSPMLWTSIATGKRPSKHGIWGFSEPSPDGKTIRPITNRNRRCKAIWNILSQVDKKCNVVGYWPSHPAEPINGVMVSNWYHRAIPIKGWTPTSIADRPQPGLQGWTHDEWPMPEGTVHPEHLSEKLMEFRMHPSELEAAHIGPFIPNFLELQEKEDPRLVACSKVLADATSVHAATTALMSLEPWDFTAVYYDAIDHFGHGFMKYHPPRNPWIPETDFENFKHVVESGYRLHDLFLGTLLQLAGEDTTVILLSDHGFHPDHLRPSAIPAIPAGPAVEHRTYGIFVAKGPGIRRNTELTGASVLDLTPTVLQIFGLPVGSDMDGKVLANLFDQPAIPTTVPSWDDIEGPKPAGMHLIEDEPDNQQDAEMMKQLVELGYIEAPDEDQNEAKKQCLGELHYNLAESHIDAGEYWDAYSLLDTLWSDSPREHRYGLNLIRCLAALERWPEHAEAIDLLDKNVEETTQWAQESLDELTPELKEFGLIEDKDNAEAKSEATVNTKEEEKTRPPAERRRRAEKKKKLEATLRKLQWSLAPMDLTIQWLRIQHRLATDDLSGIQTDLESFEKHAESQSNVSMYNILAFAHLKLKNYPKAEIYYRKLLELDSENAIAERGLAEIAVVKEDWEEAVERSLSAIDLQFNDAHSHFLLAKALAQCDEPELARPAFESAIHLRPNSTDYSEAYIQLLDTQGNSTAAEQERQRITELREKLRQATDVDLIAQQEMAEQTVRRQELGLFVSAPQANATTTGDNAITIVSGLPRSGTSMMMQMLAAGGLNAVTDKGREADEDNPHGYFEDKRVMGLMRDNDWIPSAHRQALKVVAPLLKHLPSGSHYNILFMDRDLRAVVKSQRTMLQRNNRDGARLPDYRLMHDYRQQLVEIEQLIATREDMTVLFLNYDRTVSTPREASEQIGQWLLMQLDQKRMAAAVDPSLQRQRPETAENDS, from the coding sequence ATGTCTCGCAACGTCAACAGCGATTGTCTTATCTCACCGAATCATTCAAAGGTGCTCGTGATTGGCTGGGATGCTGCCGATTGGAGAGCCATTCGTCCGCTCCTCGAACAGGGCAAGATGCCTCATCTCCAACGAATGATGGAGGAGGGTTGCCACGGTAATGTCTCAACTCTCAACCCAATCCTGAGTCCGATGCTTTGGACATCCATTGCCACGGGCAAAAGACCGTCGAAACACGGCATCTGGGGCTTCTCCGAACCGTCACCGGACGGCAAAACCATTCGCCCCATCACCAATAGAAATCGCCGTTGCAAGGCGATTTGGAACATCCTGAGTCAGGTTGACAAGAAGTGCAATGTCGTGGGCTATTGGCCATCTCATCCGGCCGAACCCATCAACGGTGTGATGGTCTCCAATTGGTACCATCGTGCCATCCCGATCAAAGGCTGGACACCCACCTCGATCGCTGACCGGCCACAACCTGGACTGCAGGGCTGGACTCACGACGAATGGCCGATGCCTGAGGGTACTGTGCACCCAGAGCATCTGTCAGAAAAGCTGATGGAATTTCGCATGCATCCATCGGAATTAGAAGCCGCGCACATTGGCCCCTTTATTCCGAACTTTCTCGAGCTTCAGGAGAAAGAAGATCCCCGGCTGGTCGCTTGCTCAAAGGTGCTGGCAGATGCAACGAGCGTCCATGCTGCAACGACCGCGCTCATGAGCCTTGAACCGTGGGATTTCACGGCCGTCTACTATGATGCGATCGATCATTTTGGACACGGCTTCATGAAGTATCATCCTCCTCGCAATCCTTGGATTCCTGAAACGGATTTTGAAAACTTCAAACATGTCGTGGAATCCGGCTACCGTTTGCACGATCTCTTCCTGGGAACTCTGTTGCAGCTCGCTGGGGAAGACACGACGGTCATCCTGTTGAGTGATCATGGTTTCCATCCGGATCATCTACGACCGTCAGCCATCCCAGCAATCCCGGCCGGTCCGGCCGTTGAACATCGCACGTACGGCATTTTTGTCGCGAAAGGTCCGGGCATCCGAAGGAACACTGAATTGACCGGAGCCAGCGTCCTCGATTTGACCCCAACCGTCTTACAGATCTTCGGTTTACCGGTGGGCAGTGACATGGACGGTAAGGTACTCGCCAACCTCTTCGACCAACCAGCCATACCCACGACCGTCCCATCGTGGGATGACATTGAGGGGCCGAAACCCGCTGGGATGCACCTCATCGAGGATGAACCTGACAACCAGCAAGACGCTGAAATGATGAAGCAATTGGTCGAGTTGGGATACATTGAAGCACCCGACGAAGATCAAAATGAAGCCAAGAAGCAATGCTTAGGCGAGCTGCATTACAACTTGGCAGAATCCCATATCGATGCGGGCGAATACTGGGATGCCTACTCTTTGCTAGATACGCTCTGGTCAGATTCGCCGCGGGAACATCGCTACGGTTTGAATTTAATCCGATGTCTGGCCGCATTAGAACGATGGCCTGAACATGCAGAGGCGATTGACTTGCTCGACAAAAACGTCGAGGAAACAACGCAATGGGCTCAGGAGTCCCTTGATGAATTGACACCCGAACTCAAGGAATTCGGTCTCATCGAAGATAAAGACAACGCTGAAGCTAAAAGCGAAGCGACGGTCAACACCAAGGAAGAGGAAAAAACCCGCCCCCCCGCCGAGCGCCGGAGACGGGCTGAAAAGAAGAAAAAGCTCGAAGCTACGCTCCGCAAGCTTCAATGGTCCCTGGCCCCCATGGACCTGACGATCCAATGGTTGCGCATCCAACATAGATTGGCAACCGATGATTTGTCCGGAATTCAGACCGATCTAGAATCGTTCGAAAAACATGCGGAATCCCAATCAAACGTTTCCATGTATAACATACTGGCGTTTGCCCATCTGAAACTCAAGAATTATCCAAAGGCTGAGATCTATTATCGGAAGCTGCTCGAATTGGATTCCGAAAACGCCATTGCGGAACGCGGCTTGGCCGAGATTGCGGTCGTCAAAGAAGATTGGGAAGAGGCGGTCGAAAGGTCATTGTCTGCGATTGACTTGCAATTCAACGACGCCCACTCGCATTTCTTATTAGCAAAAGCGTTAGCCCAATGTGACGAACCTGAATTGGCGCGCCCGGCTTTTGAATCGGCGATTCACCTCCGTCCCAACTCGACTGATTATTCGGAGGCTTACATCCAACTACTCGATACCCAAGGTAACTCAACAGCAGCCGAACAGGAGCGTCAACGAATCACGGAGCTTCGCGAGAAGCTTCGCCAGGCGACCGATGTCGACCTGATCGCACAGCAGGAAATGGCAGAACAGACTGTCCGTCGTCAAGAATTGGGGCTCTTTGTTTCCGCCCCCCAAGCTAATGCAACCACAACAGGTGACAATGCGATCACGATCGTCAGTGGTCTGCCTCGGTCGGGTACCTCAATGATGATGCAAATGTTGGCGGCTGGCGGGCTCAACGCCGTCACTGACAAAGGCCGTGAAGCCGACGAAGATAATCCGCACGGATATTTCGAAGACAAACGTGTGATGGGGCTGATGCGAGATAACGATTGGATCCCCTCGGCGCACCGACAAGCACTCAAGGTCGTCGCCCCTCTCTTGAAACATCTGCCCAGCGGCTCTCACTACAACATCCTTTTCATGGATCGCGACTTAAGGGCCGTCGTTAAAAGCCAAAGAACGATGCTGCAACGAAACAATCGTGACGGAGCAAGGTTGCCTGATTACCGTTTGATGCATGATTATCGGCAACAACTGGTCGAAATCGAACAATTGATTGCTACTCGTGAAGACATGACGGTGCTATTCTTGAATTACGATCGTACGGTCTCCACTCCACGAGAGGCCTCCGAGCAGATTGGGCAATGGTTACTGATGCAGCTCGACCAGAAACGCATGGCCGCAGCTGTCGACCCCAGCCTTCAGCGCCAACGGCCAGAAACCGCTGAAAACGATAGCTGA
- a CDS encoding alkaline phosphatase family protein, producing MSTEECTKRRVLLVAWPGAHSQIVNSMLEQGRLPNLSGLIKKGVVGRLDSPPPYNLSSMATSIVTGKPPGLHGIVGPAIPSADRSKMQPVTSAHRESAAVWNMFSTRHRRSMAVAWPVSHPAEPILGNIVSNRFAQGLMDRRIPMQPATIHPQPLNEKLAEFRIFADELKAEDLLPLLPLGHEIDHDHDPRVAFCARLMSQTATVSTCSQQLLPEERWSLMAIWFPAMASFNRRFLKFHLADSDTAESNDHRLYQNVLNAAYHYHDLLLGQLIQQTGNDATVILVSPVAESPVVKKRFGESHGMLVISGSDIHQDELIHGANLLDITPTILTACGLPIGKDMKGRPLLDAWQVAPQVDMIDSWDTQAGPNPEQEEISRHPNATSVSAAARPVESDPKQLGQDQNDAQVSRAADLYEYRRTKSLMHSGLYRNAISNLERLAQVEPFQVSATLDLAQCLWRLRNIEQLEPLIDQFVKDRGSNDGEIPAYIILLQGRLKIIQGDEEAGKSLLANAASAANQDHYLLTQIGETYLSFREAEHAAEVFRRVLAEHPHHAAAHLGYGRSLLQQKRPQQAADKFTEAIVLRYHYPAAHFCRAVGQLRLRDPEGALDAASICLKQNPSFAPAHRLMARVYKRFYRDDHLAAQHLRQAKQLREKKLRESDSKWGSHLPAEAAGLGPLDVLASVANRRRQRDPNQR from the coding sequence GTGTCGACTGAAGAATGTACGAAACGTCGAGTGCTGCTTGTGGCGTGGCCAGGAGCTCATTCACAGATCGTGAATTCGATGCTCGAACAGGGACGGCTGCCAAACCTGTCAGGTCTCATCAAGAAAGGCGTCGTCGGCCGCCTGGACAGTCCGCCACCGTACAATCTCTCTAGCATGGCGACGTCCATCGTGACGGGAAAGCCACCCGGACTGCATGGCATCGTTGGACCTGCAATCCCCTCCGCAGATCGTTCTAAAATGCAACCCGTTACGTCGGCCCATCGTGAGTCTGCTGCAGTTTGGAATATGTTTTCAACGCGTCATCGGCGCAGCATGGCGGTTGCGTGGCCGGTAAGTCACCCTGCCGAACCCATTCTGGGAAACATCGTTTCTAATCGATTTGCCCAAGGATTGATGGATCGACGCATTCCGATGCAGCCAGCCACCATTCATCCCCAACCGTTGAATGAGAAACTTGCAGAATTTCGAATCTTTGCAGATGAATTGAAGGCGGAAGACCTTTTGCCTTTGCTGCCATTAGGACATGAGATCGACCACGACCACGACCCGCGAGTTGCGTTTTGCGCGAGATTAATGTCACAGACCGCTACCGTTTCTACCTGTAGCCAGCAACTGTTGCCGGAGGAGCGTTGGAGCTTAATGGCCATTTGGTTTCCCGCGATGGCAAGCTTCAATCGTCGCTTTCTCAAATTTCATCTTGCCGACTCCGACACAGCGGAATCGAACGATCATCGACTCTATCAAAACGTCCTCAACGCCGCCTACCACTACCATGACCTTTTGCTGGGCCAGTTGATTCAACAGACGGGTAATGATGCTACCGTCATTCTAGTCTCACCGGTCGCTGAATCTCCCGTCGTGAAAAAACGATTTGGGGAAAGCCACGGCATGCTGGTTATCTCCGGCTCCGACATTCACCAGGACGAATTAATCCATGGTGCTAATCTCTTGGACATCACCCCGACCATTTTAACTGCATGTGGCTTACCCATCGGCAAAGACATGAAGGGGCGGCCTTTGTTGGACGCCTGGCAGGTAGCCCCGCAGGTCGACATGATTGACAGCTGGGACACTCAAGCAGGGCCCAACCCTGAGCAAGAGGAAATTTCTCGCCATCCAAATGCAACGTCGGTCTCTGCCGCGGCAAGACCGGTCGAATCCGACCCGAAACAACTCGGGCAAGACCAAAATGACGCCCAAGTTTCCCGCGCAGCCGACCTCTATGAATATCGCCGAACGAAATCCCTGATGCACAGCGGTTTGTATCGGAATGCGATTTCCAACCTGGAACGACTAGCTCAGGTCGAACCCTTCCAAGTATCGGCAACCCTTGACTTGGCCCAATGCTTATGGCGTCTCAGAAACATCGAGCAACTGGAACCCTTGATCGATCAATTCGTGAAAGATAGGGGGTCGAATGACGGAGAAATCCCGGCCTACATTATTTTGCTCCAGGGGCGCCTGAAGATCATTCAAGGGGATGAAGAAGCAGGGAAATCTTTACTCGCCAACGCTGCCTCCGCCGCAAACCAAGATCACTATTTACTCACCCAGATCGGAGAGACCTATCTCAGCTTCAGGGAAGCTGAACATGCTGCCGAAGTGTTCCGGCGAGTCTTAGCGGAGCACCCCCACCATGCCGCGGCTCACTTGGGATACGGGCGTTCCCTCCTGCAACAGAAGAGACCCCAACAAGCGGCCGACAAATTCACCGAAGCGATCGTCTTACGATATCATTACCCCGCTGCTCATTTTTGCCGGGCTGTTGGTCAATTGCGACTGAGAGATCCAGAAGGTGCTCTCGATGCGGCATCGATATGCCTCAAACAAAATCCGTCGTTTGCACCTGCTCATCGGCTGATGGCGCGCGTCTACAAAAGGTTTTATCGGGACGATCACCTGGCCGCGCAACATCTCCGACAGGCGAAACAGTTAAGAGAGAAGAAGCTGCGCGAATCCGATTCTAAGTGGGGGAGCCATCTGCCAGCGGAAGCAGCCGGTTTGGGACCGCTGGACGTGCTGGCCTCGGTTGCTAACCGCCGTCGCCAGCGGGACCCAAATCAGCGTTGA